One segment of Chionomys nivalis chromosome 3, mChiNiv1.1, whole genome shotgun sequence DNA contains the following:
- the LOC130871910 gene encoding zona pellucida sperm-binding protein 3-like, whose amino-acid sequence MGPSYRYPLFLCLVLCGGTELCCALPQWLLPGGTANPVTPPSSVEVECLEAELVVTVNRDLFGTGKLVEPGHLTLGSESCQPLVSVDTDVVRFKAQLHECSSRVQVTEDALVYKTILMHDPRPVGGLSILRTNQAEVPIECRYPRQGNVSSHAIWPTWVPFSATVSSEEKLAFSLRLMEENWNTEKSSPTFHLGEVAHLQAEVQTGSHPPLQLFVDHCVATPSPDQNGSPSHTIVDFHGCLVDGLSESFSAFQAPRPRPETLQFTVDVFHFTNSSRNMIYITCHLKVTPANQTPDKLNKACSFNRTSKSWLPVEGDADVCDCCTKGDCSSSRYSRPRAHAVAPRNRRHVTDEADVTVGPLIFLGKASDQAVEGWTSSAQTSVALGLGLATVAFLTLAAIVLGVTRKCHSTSRVVSLSQ is encoded by the exons ATGGGGCCTAGCTACCGCTatcctctcttcctctgcctcgtGCTGTGCGGGGGCACGGAGCTGTGCTGTGCCCTGCCTCAGTGGCTCTTGCCCGGTGGAACTGCGAACCCAGTGACGCCTCCATCATCCGTGGAGGTGGAGTGTCTGGAAGCTGAGCTCGTGGTGACCGTCAATAGAGACCTTTTTGGCACCGGGAAGCTCGTAGAGCCTGGGCACCTCACCCTTGGCTCAGAAAGCTGTCAGCCTCTGGTTTCCGTGGATACCGATGTGGTCAGGTTCAAGGCCCAGTTGCACGAATGCAGCAGCAGGGTGCAG GTGACAGAAGATGCCCTGGTCTACAAAACCATCCTGATGCACGATCCCCGCCCTGTGGGCGGCCTGTCCATCCTGAGGACTAACCAAGCGGAGGTGCCCATTGAATGCCGCTACCCCAG GCAGGGCAATGTGAGCAGTCACGCTATCTGGCCTACCTGGGTTCCCTTCAGCGCCACTGTGTCCTCAGAGGAGAAGCTGGCTTTCTCTCTCCGCCTGATGGAGG AGAACTGGAACACTGAGAAATCATCCCCCACCTTCCACCTGGGGGAGGTAGCCCACCTCCAGGCAGAAGTCCAGACTGGAAGCCACCCGCCATTGCAGCTGTTTGTGGACCACTGTGTGGCCACACCTTCGCCGGACCAGAATGGCTCTCCCTCTCACACCATTGTGGACTTCCATGG CTGCCTTGTGGATGGGCTGTCTGAAAGCTTTTCTGCATTTCAAGCCCCTCGACCCCGTCCGGAGACTCTCCAGTTCACGGTGGATGTATTCCATTTTACCAACAGCTCTAGGAATATG ATCTACATCACCTGCCATCTTAAAGTCACTCCAGCCAACCAGACCCCAGATAAGCTCAACAAAGCTTGCTCCTTCAACAGGACTTCCAAGAG CTGGCTGCCAGTAGAGGGCGATGCTGACGTCTGTGACTGCTGCACCAAGGGCGACTGTAGCAGTTCCAGATATTCGAGGCCCCGGGCCCACGCAGTGGCTCCTAGAAACCGCAGGCATG TGACAGATGAAGCTGATGTCACTGTAGGGCCCCTGATCTTCCTGGGAAAGGCAAGCGACCAGGCTGTGGAGGGCTGGACCTCTTCTGCTCAAACCTCTGTGGCTCTTGGCTTAGGCCTAGCCACAGTGGCGTTCCTGACTCTGGCTGCTATAGTCCTTGGTGTCACCAGGAAGTGTCACAGCACCTCCCGTGTTGTATCCCTTTCACAGTAA
- the LOC130871724 gene encoding SNW domain-containing protein 1-like has translation MALTRFLPVPTQLSQDHLEAEERARSQRSRQTSLVSSRREPPPYGDRKGWIPRLLEDFGDGGALPEIHVAQYPLDMGRKKKMSNALAIQVDPEGKIKYDAIARQGQSKDKIIYSKYTDLVPKELINADDPDLQRPDEEAIKEITEKTRVALEKSVSQKVAAAMPVRAADKLAPAQYIRYTPSQQGVAFNSGAKQRVIRMVEMQRDPMEPPRFKINKKIPRGPPSPPVPVMRSPSRKMTVKEQQEWKIPPCISNWKNAKGYTIPLDKRLAADGRGLQTVHINENFAKLAEALYIADRKAREAVEMRAQVERKMAQKAKEKHEEKLREMAQKARERRAGIKTHVEKEDGEARERDEIRHDRRKERQHDRNLSRAAPDKRSKRQRNENRDISEVIALGVPNPRTSNEVQYDQRLFNQTKGMDSGFAGGEDEIYNVYDQAWRGGKDMAQSIYRPSKNLDKDMYGDDLETRIKTNRFVPDKELSGSDRRQRNREGPVQFEEDPFGLDKFLEEAKQHGGSKRPSESSRPKEHEHEGKKRRKE, from the coding sequence ATGGCGCTCACCCGCTTTTTACCTGTGCCCACTCAGCTATCTCAGGACCACCTTGAAGCTGAAGAAAGAGCAAGATCTCAGAGATCGCGGCAGACCTCTTTGGTCTCTTCACGAAGGGAGCCTCCCCCATACGGGGACCGGAAAGGCTGGATTCCGCGCTTGTTAGAGGATTTTGGAGATGGAGGTGCTCTCCCAGAAATCCATGTGGCCCAGTATCCCCTGGATATGGGGCGAAAGAAAAAAATGTCGAATGCACTGGCCATACAGGTGGATCCTGAAGGGAAAATCAAATACGATGCAATCGCTCGACAGGGACAGTCCAAAGACAAGATCATTTACAGCAAATACACTGACCTGGTTCCAAAGGAGCTTATCAATGCAGATGACCCAGACCTGCAAAGGCCTGATGAAGAAGCTATTAAGGAGATAACAGAGAAGACAAGAGTAGCCCTGGAGAAGTCCGTATCGCAGAAGGTTGCTGCAGCCATGCCAGTTCGTGCAGCTGACAAGTTGGCTCCTGCTCAGTATATCCGCTATACACCATCTCAACAAGGTGTAGCATTCAACTCTGGAGCTAAACAGAGAGTTATTCGGATGGTAGAAATGCAGAGAGATCCAATGGAGCCACCAAGATTCAAGATTAATAAGAAAATTCCTCGGGGACCACCGTCTCCTCCTGTACCTGTGATGCGTTCTCCTAGTCGGAAGATGACTGTAAAGGAACAGCAAGAGTGGAAGATCCCCCCGTGTATTTCCAACTGGAAGAACGCAAAGGGTTATACAATTCCTCTGGATAAGCGGCTGGCTGCTGATGGAAGAGGACTTCAGACCGTGCACATAAACGAAAATTTTGCCAAACTGGCTGAAGCTCTATACATTGCTGATCGGAAGGCTCGTGAAGCTGTGGAAATGCGGGCCCAAGTGgagagaaagatggctcagaaagcaaaggagaaGCATGAAGAGAAACTTAGAgaaatggcccagaaagccagagaGAGGAGAGCTGGGATCAAAACCCACGTGGAAAAAGAGGATGGAGAAGCACGCGAAAGGGATGAAATCCGTCATGACAGGCGAAAAGAGAGACAGCATGACCGGAACCTTTCCAGGGCAGCCCCTGATAAGAGGTCAAAAcgacagagaaatgaaaatcgaGATATCAGTGAAGTCATTGCTCTTGGTGTGCCCAATCCTCGAACTTCCAATGAAGTTCAGTATGACCAGAGGCTCTTCAACCAAACCAAGGGTATGGACAGTGGATTTGCAGGTGGAGAAGATGAAATTTATAATGTTTATGAtcaggcctggagaggtggtaaAGATATGGCTCAAAGCATCTACAGGCCTAGTAAAAATCTGGACAAGGATATGTATGGTGATGACCTAGAAACCAGGATAAAGACAAACAGATTTGTTCCTGATAAGGAGCTTTCTGGTTCAGACCGGAGACAGAGAAACCGAGAGGGACCAGTTCAGTTTGAGGAAGATCCTTTTGGTTTGGACAAATTTTTGGAAGAAGCCAAACAGCATGGCGGTTCTAAAAGACCTTCTGAGAGCAGTCGCCCTAAGGAGCATGAGCACGAAGGCAAGAAGCGGAGGAAGGAGTAG
- the LOC130871722 gene encoding SNW domain-containing protein 1-like: MALTRFLPVPTQLSQDHLEAEERARSQRSRQTSLVSSRREPPPYGDRKGWIPRLLEDFGDGGALPEIHVAQYPLDMGRKKKMSNALAIQVDPEGKIKYDAIARQGQSKDKIIYSKYTDLVPKELINADDPDLQRPDEEAIKEITEKTRVALEKSVSQKVAAAMPVRAADKLAPAQYIRYTPSQQGVAFNSGAKQRVIRMVEMQRDPMEPPRFKINKKIPRGPPSPPVPVMRSPSRKMTVKEQQEWKIPPCISNWKNAKGYTIPLDKRLAADGRGLQTVHINENFAKLAEALYIADRKAREAVEMRAQVERKMAQKAKEKHEEKLREMAQKARERRAGIKTHVEKEDGEARERDEIRHDRRKERQHDRNLSRAAPDKGSKRQRNENRDISEVIALGVPNPRTSKEVQYDQRLFNQTKGMDSGFAGGEDEIYNVYDQAWRGGKDMAQSIYRPSKNLDNDMYGDDLETRIKTNRFVPDKELSGSDRRQRNREGPVQFEEDPFGLDKFLEEAKQHGGSKRPSESSRPKEHEHEGKKQRKE; this comes from the coding sequence ATGGCGCTCACCCGCTTTTTACCTGTGCCCACTCAGCTATCTCAGGACCACCTTGAAGCTGAAGAAAGAGCAAGATCTCAGAGATCGCGGCAGACCTCTTTGGTCTCTTCACGAAGGGAGCCTCCCCCATACGGGGACCGGAAAGGCTGGATTCCGCGCTTGTTAGAGGATTTTGGAGATGGAGGTGCTCTCCCAGAAATCCATGTGGCCCAGTATCCCCTGGATATGGGGCGAAAGAAAAAAATGTCGAATGCACTGGCCATACAGGTGGATCCTGAAGGGAAAATCAAATACGATGCAATCGCTCGACAGGGACAGTCCAAAGACAAGATCATTTACAGCAAATACACTGACCTGGTTCCAAAGGAGCTTATCAATGCAGATGACCCAGACCTGCAAAGGCCTGATGAAGAAGCTATTAAGGAGATAACAGAGAAGACAAGAGTAGCCCTGGAGAAGTCCGTATCGCAGAAGGTTGCTGCAGCCATGCCAGTTCGTGCAGCTGACAAGTTGGCTCCTGCTCAGTATATCCGCTATACACCATCTCAACAAGGTGTAGCATTCAACTCTGGAGCTAAACAGAGAGTTATTCGGATGGTAGAAATGCAGAGAGATCCAATGGAGCCACCAAGATTCAAGATTAATAAGAAAATTCCTCGGGGACCACCGTCTCCTCCTGTACCTGTGATGCGTTCTCCTAGTCGGAAGATGACTGTAAAGGAACAGCAAGAGTGGAAGATCCCCCCGTGTATTTCCAACTGGAAGAACGCAAAGGGTTATACAATTCCTCTGGATAAGCGGCTGGCTGCTGATGGAAGAGGACTTCAGACCGTGCACATAAACGAAAATTTTGCCAAACTGGCTGAAGCTCTATACATTGCGGATCGGAAGGCCCGTGAAGCTGTGGAAATGCGGGCCCAAGTGgagagaaagatggctcagaaagcaaaggagaaGCATGAAGAGAAACTTAGAgaaatggcccagaaagccagagaGAGGAGAGCTGGGATCAAAACCCACGTGGAAAAAGAGGATGGAGAAGCACGCGAAAGGGATGAAATCCGTCATGACAGGCGAAAAGAGAGACAGCATGACCGGAACCTTTCCAGGGCAGCCCCTGATAAGGGGTCAAAAcgacagagaaatgaaaatcgaGATATCAGTGAAGTCATTGCTCTTGGTGTGCCCAATCCTCGAACTTCCAAGGAAGTTCAGTATGACCAGAGGCTCTTCAACCAAACCAAGGGTATGGACAGTGGATTTGCAGGTGGAGAAGATGAAATTTATAATGTTTATGAtcaggcctggagaggtggtaaAGATATGGCTCAAAGCATCTACAGGCCTAGTAAAAATCTGGACAATGATATGTATGGTGATGACCTAGAAACCAGGATAAAGACAAACAGATTTGTTCCTGATAAGGAGCTTTCTGGTTCAGACCGGAGACAGAGAAACCGAGAGGGACCAGTTCAGTTTGAGGAAGATCCTTTTGGTTTGGACAAATTTTTGGAAGAAGCCAAACAGCATGGCGGTTCTAAAAGACCTTCTGAGAGCAGTCGCCCTAAGGAGCATGAGCACGAAggcaagaagcagaggaaggagtaG
- the LOC130871721 gene encoding LOW QUALITY PROTEIN: WD repeat-containing protein 70-like (The sequence of the model RefSeq protein was modified relative to this genomic sequence to represent the inferred CDS: inserted 1 base in 1 codon), whose product MEHSGPIEVTGTDAAGPHTQLAITMGFTAFGKKARTFDLEAMLEQTRRTAVERSRKTLXRKKEAEMNREKHLKKLVEDVEPAPYSSKPSSRDTSSRDGEDSSDSSDDEFFGPPLPPKTVGGPVCTGDEDILGPLPLPLGEGEEEEDDDDDSEDGEEENPVLRIPDSHQITLKQGTKTVSALALDPSGACLVTGGYDYGVKFWDFAGMDASLKAFRSLQPCECHQIKALQYSNTGDMILVISGSSQAKVIDRDGLEVMECIKGDQYIVDMANTKGHTAMLHTGSWHPRIRGEFMTCSNDATVRLWEVENPKKQKSVFKPRTMQGKKVIPTTCTYSRDGNLVATACQNGSIQIWDRNLTVHPKFHYKQAHDPGTDTSCVVFSYDGNVLASRGGDDTLKLWDVRQFNKLLFSASGLPTLFPMTDCCFSPDDKLIVTGTSVQRGRGNGKLVFFERRMLQRVYETDVTDASVVRCLWHPKLNQIMAGTGNGLAKVYYDPDKSQRGAKLCVVKTQQKAKQAESLTQGYIITPHALPMFREPQQRSTRKQLERDRLDPLKSHKPEPPVAGPGRGGRVGAHGGTLSSYIVKNIALDKTDDRNPREAILRHAKAAEENPHWVSPAYSKTQPKTVFAQVESDDEDWKHEPELKKPKI is encoded by the exons ATGGAGCACTCGGGACCCATCGAAGTGACAGGCACAGACGCGGCGGGACCCCACACTCAGCTGGCCATCACCATGGGCTTCACAGCCTTCGGGAAGAAAGCTCGCACATTTGACTTGGAGGCCATGCTTGAGCAAACTCGAAGGACAGCTGTGGAAAGAAGCCGGAaaacac gaagaaaaaaagaggcagaaatgaacagagaaaaacatttaaaaaaactaGTTGAAGATGTCGAACCGGCACCATACAGCTCAAAGCCATCGTCCAGGGACACGAGCAGCAGAGACGGTGAAGACAGTTCTGATTCATCTGATGACGAGTTCTTTGGCCCTCCTCTACCCCCTAAAACGGTAGGAGGACCAGTTTGTACTGGGGATGAAGATATCCTTGGTCCTTTACCTCTGCCTCTTggtgaaggagaagaagaagaagatgatgatgatgactcagaggatggagaagaggaaAACCCTGTCCTGCGGATTCCTGACTCACACCAGATAACACTGAAGCAGGGCACTAAAACTGTTTCTGCTTTGGCTTTGGATCCCTCGGGGGCCTGTTTGGTCACTGGAGGATATGACTACGGTGTTAAATTTTGGGATTTTGCTGGAATGGATGCTTCTCTCAAAGCATTTCGATCCCTTCAGCCTTGTGAGTGCCATCAGATCAAGGCATTACAATACAGCAACACAGGAGACATGATTCTTGTCATATCAGGAAGCTCACAGGCCAAGGTGATTGACAGAGATGGTCTTGAAGTCATGGAATGTATAAAAGGAGACCAGTATATTGTCGACATGGCCAACACCAAGGGCCACACGGCGATGCTTCATACTGGCTCATGGCATCCCAGAATAAGAGGAGAGTTTATGACCTGCTCAAACGATGCGACTGTAAGACTCTGGGAAGTCGAAAATCCAAAGAAGCAAAAGAGTGTTTTTAAGCCTCGAACGATGCAGGGTAAAAAGGTCATTCCCACTACCTGTACGTACAGTAGAGATGGAAACCTGGTGGCAACCGCCTGCCAGAATGGAAGCATACAGATCTGGGATCGAAACCTAACAGTTCACCCCAAATTCCACTATAAACAGGCTCATGACCCTGGCACAGATACTTCTTGTGTGGTTTTCTCCTACGATGGTAATGTCCTTGCCTCCCGCGGAGGTGACGATACATTAAAATTATGGGATGTCAGGCAATTTAATAAGCTGTTATTTTCAGCCTCAGGCCTCCCCACCTTGTTCCCAATGACGGACTGCTGTTTCAGCCCTGATGACAAACTCATAGTCACCGGGACCTCTGTTCAACGGGGACGTGGCAACGGCAAGCTTGTCTTCTTCGAGCGCCGGATGCTCCAAAGGGTGTACGAGACCGACGTCACAGATGCCAGCGTTGTCCGCTGCCTCTGGCATCCAAAGCTGAACCAGATCATGGCTGGAACTGGAAACGGATTGGCCAAAGTGTATTACGACCCCGACAAAAGTCAGAGGGGAGCAAAATTATGTGTGGTTAAAACCCAACAGAAGGCAAAACAAGCTGAGAGCCTAACCCAGGGCTACATCATTACCCCTCATGCCTTGCCCATGTTCCGTGAGCCCCAACAACGAAGTACGAGGAAACAGCTGGAGAGGGACAGGCTGGACCCCCTGAAGTCACACAAGCCAGAACCTCCTGTAGCAGGCCCAGGTCGTGGTGGCCGAGTTGGAGCCCACGGGGGCACCCTGTCATCCTACATTGTGAAAAACATTGCCTTGGACAAGACCGATGACAGGAATCCCCGGGAAGCCATTCTGCGTCACGCCAAAGCGGCAGAAGAGAACCCACATTGGGTTTCGCCGGCGTATTCCAAAACTCAGCCCAAAACCGTGTTTGCACAAGTGGAATCCGATGATGAAGACTGGAAGCATGAACCAGAGTTGAAGAAACCTAAGATTTGA
- the LOC130871399 gene encoding zona pellucida sperm-binding protein 3-like has product MGPSYRYPLFLCLVLCGGTELCCALPQWLLPGGTVNPVTPPSSVEVECLEAELVVTVNRDLFGTGKLVEPGHLTLGSESCQPLVSVDTDVVRFKAQLHECSSRVQVTEDALVYKTILMNDPRPVGGLSTLRTNQAEVPLECCYLQL; this is encoded by the exons ATGGGGCCTAGCTACCGCTatcctctcttcctctgcctcgtGCTGTGCGGGGGCACGGAGCTGTGCTGTGCCCTGCCTCAGTGGCTCTTGCCCGGTGGAACTGTGAACCCAGTGACGCCTCCATCATCCGTGGAGGTGGAGTGTCTGGAAGCTGAGCTCGTGGTGACCGTCAATAGAGACCTTTTTGGCACCGGGAAACTCGTAGAGCCTGGGCACCTCACCCTTGGCTCAGAAAGCTGTCAGCCTCTGGTTTCCGTGGATACCGATGTGGTCAGGTTCAAGGCCCAGTTGCACGAATGCAGCAGCAGGGTGCAG GTGACAGAAGATGCCCTGGTCTACAAAACCATCCTGATGAACGATCCCCGCCCTGTGGGCGGCCTGTCCACCCTGAGAACTAACCAAGCGGAGGTGCCCCTTGAATGCTGCTACCTCCAG CTCTGA